The proteins below come from a single Esox lucius isolate fEsoLuc1 chromosome 7, fEsoLuc1.pri, whole genome shotgun sequence genomic window:
- the dhrs11a gene encoding dehydrogenase/reductase SDR family member 11a yields the protein MERWKGRVALVTGASVGIGAAVARALVQHGMKVVGCARNVDKIEKLAAECQSAGYSGTLIPYKCDLSCEEEILSMFSAIKTLHQGVDVCINNAGLARNEPLLSGRTEGWRNMIDVNVLALSICTREAYQSMKERNVDDGHIININSMGGHRMVSSADEHFYCATKFAVTALTEGLRQELREAKTHIRATCISPGIVETEFAFRHHNSDPEKAAAVYESIKCLKAQDIASAVTYVLGAPLHVQIGDVQMRPVEQVS from the exons ATGGAGCGCTGGAAAGGCAGAGTAGCTCTCGTGACTGGAGCCTCGGTTGGGATTGGAGCTGCTGTTGCACGGGCACTTGTCCAACACGGCATGAAGGTTGTCGGATGTGCTAGGAATGTTGACAAGATAGAG AAGCTGGCAGCAGAGTGTCAGAGCGCGGGCTACAGTGGCACTCTGATACCCTATAAGTGTGACTTGTCCTGCGAGGAGGAAATCCTGTCCATGTTCTCTGCTATCAAGACACTGCACCAGGGGGTGGATGTGTGTATCAACAATGCAGGCCTGGCACGCAATGAACCCCTGCTCAGCGGCAGGACAGAGGGCTGGAGGAACATGATCGAC GTGAATGTCCTGGCCCTGTCCATTTGTACCCGTGAGGCGTACCAGTCAATGAAGGAGCGGAATGTGGACGATGGCCACATCATCAACATTAATAG TATGGGGGGACACAGAATGGTGTCTAGTGCAGATGAACACTTCTACTGTGCCACAAAATTTGCCGTAACTGCTCTAACTGAGGGGCTACGGCAGGAGCTGCGGGAAGCAAAGACCCACATCAGAGCCACA TGTATATCCCCCGGTATAGTGGAGACTGAGTTTGCCTTCCGGCACCACAACAGTGATCCAGAGAAAGCGGCTGCTGTGTATGAGAGTATAAAA TGTTTGAAAGCACAAGACATAGCCAGTGCAGTCACATATGTTCTGGGTGCCCCGCTTCATGTCCAG ATTGGCGATGTGCAGATGAGACCGGTGGAACAAGTGTCATAA